The following coding sequences lie in one Sorex araneus isolate mSorAra2 chromosome 4, mSorAra2.pri, whole genome shotgun sequence genomic window:
- the CCR9 gene encoding C-C chemokine receptor type 9, with protein MPDELSDDYSWTIPTLEHNQSESGIDYFCIKDHVRQFASYFIPLFYTFVFILGALGNFLVILVYWRCKRPKTMTDTFIFNLAIADLLFLLTLPFWSIAAVEGWIFQSFMCKMVNSMYKINFYSCVLLIMCISVDRYFTVAWPIRAQTWRQKRLLYSKMVSGAVWVVAATLCIPEILYSQITEKSNMILCTMVYPGGESTKLKSAFLTLNVILGFFLPLMVMVCCYVLIIHALKQVKNSSKYKALKVTITVLTVFILSQFPYNCVLLVQTIDAYNNFLFNCTITIGIDICFQVTRSIAFSHSCLNPVLYVFVGERYRQDLVKTLKDLGCSNLARWVLFTRREGSLRLSSLSLDTSSGLLS; from the coding sequence ATGCCTGATGAACTCAGTGATGATTACTCCTGGACCATACCAACTCTGGAACATAACCAGAGTGAAAGTGGCATCGACTATTTCTGCATAAAAGACCATGTCAGGCAGTTTGCAAGCTACTTCATCCCACTCTTTTACACGTTTGTGTTCATCCTGGGTGCCTTGGGCAATTTTCTGGTCATCCTCGTCTACTGGCGCTGTAAAAGACCGAAGACCATGAcagacacatttatttttaatttggccaTTGCTGACCTGCTCTTTCTTCTCACTCTTCCCTTCTGGTCTATTGCTGCTGTCGAGGGGTGGATATTTCAGTCCTTCATGTGCAAAATGGTCAATAGCATGTACAAGATAAACTTCTACAGCTGTGTGCTGCTGATCATGTGCATCAGTGTGGACAGATACTTCACCGTTGCTTGGCCTATAAGAGCACAGACTTGGAGGCAGAAAAGACTTCTGTATAGCAAGATGGTTAGCGGTGCTGTTTGGGTGGTGGCAGCCACACTCTGCATCCCCGAGATCCTGTACAGTCAAATCACAGAGAAATCTAACATGATCCTCTGCACCATGGTTTATCCTGGAGGTGAGAGTACCAAACTGAAGTCTGCTTTCTTGACCTTGAATGTCATCCTAGGATTTTTCCTTCCCCTTATGGTCATGGTTTGCTGCTATGTGCTCATAATTCATGCTCTCAAACAAGTCAAGAATTCATCCAAATATAAAGCCCTCAAGGTGACCATCACTGTTCTTACTGTCTTCATCTTGTCTCAGTTCCCTTACAACTGTGTTCTATTGGTACAGACCATTGATGCCTACAACAACTTTCTTTTCAACTGCACGATTACCATTGGAATCGACATCTGCTTCCAGGTCACTCGAAGCATTGCCTTTTCCCACAGTTGCCTGAATCCTGTTCTCTATGTTTTTGTGGGTGAGAGATATCGTCAGGATCTTGTGAAAACCCTAAAGGATTTGGGTTGCAGCAACCTCGCTCGGTGGGTTTTATTTACAAGAAGAGAGGGAAGCTTGAGGCTCTCTTCCCTATCGCTGGACACAAGCTCGGGACTGCTCTCCTGA